One segment of Schistocerca cancellata isolate TAMUIC-IGC-003103 chromosome 2, iqSchCanc2.1, whole genome shotgun sequence DNA contains the following:
- the LOC126162021 gene encoding uncharacterized protein LOC126162021: MASKLVIVVALAVVAQVSASPLFFDIGEIISDIKDGAEAVANGIHQSIENAVNGNSNGASTNATTSDNSTASSSGNATTTGNATSSESSSSGIESIIDAMTNAMNNAASTAKNVADNIFNSAEAFNDAMAAKVKDALNSTSTQLNKIESLVESAFSDAASDLAGKASSAVSAMETAVAAVGNATQGNIASAEQAMQQAAAAVQALNEAAADASSAKAQMVVSSIEEALSSTQALFDSVKSKLSSDASSSTSSDSISNSATSSNSTASS; encoded by the exons ATGGCTTCCAAGTTGGTGATCGTCGTCGCATTGGCTGTGGTAGCGCAG GTGTCTGCGTCTCCCTTGTTTTTTGACATCGGAGAAATCATCAGTGATATCAAAGATGGCGCGGAAGCAGTTGCAAACGGAATCCACCAAAGTATTGAGAACGCCGTGAATGGGAACAGCAACGGCGCTTCGACCAATGCCACTACCTCTGACAACTCTACCGCTTCTTCATCGGGTAATGCGACCACCACGGGCAACGCAACTAGCTCCGAA AGTTCCTCTTCAGGCATTGAAAGCATTATTGATGCGATGACGAATGCTATGAACAACGCCGCAAGCACTGCGAAGAACGTTGCAGACAACATCTTCAACAGCGCAGAGGCATTTAACGACGCCATGGCTGCCAAAGTAAAAGATGCTTTGAACTCTACGTCTACACAGCTGAACAAAATTGAG TCGCTGGTGGAGAGCGCGTTCTCCGACGCGGCGTCCGACCTGGCCGGCAAGGCGTCGAGCGCGGTGTCCGCAATGGAGACGGCGGTGGCCGCCGTGGGCAACGCGACGCAGGGCAACATCGCGAGTGCCGAGCAGGCGATGCAGCAGGCCGCCGCCGCCGTGCAGGCCCTCAACGAAGCCGCCGCCGACGCCTCCTCCGCCAAGGCGCAGATGGTCGTCTCCTCCATCGAGGAG GCCCTGAGCTCCACCCAGGCACTGTTCGACAGCGTCAAGTCCAAGCTGAGCAGCGACGCCTCGTCCAGCACTTCCAGCGACTCCATCAGCAACAGCGccaccagcagcaacagcaccgCCAGCTCGTGA